A single window of Agromyces aureus DNA harbors:
- a CDS encoding MFS transporter, translating to MDRTTRVLTVAIIVSFIAFLDGAVINVALPSIADELGGGLALQQWAVDAYLLTLGSLILLAGSLSDSYGRLRIIRIGLWGFAATSVLCAIAPTGEFLVVSRALQGAAGALLVPSSLALIIATFAPADQGRAIGRWTAWTTSAFFVGPLIGGIFVDLATWRLVFWINVLPIAVALVLMRRLGHDEPRTEPAHIDWLGAALGVVGLAGTVFALIEQSRFGWTSPVVAVPLVVGLVALVLFVLQERRSRHPMLPLGLFARRNFAAGNLATVFIYASFSLGPFAMTIFLQEFGGFSATMAGIATLPPTIMIVLLGSRFGALAGRHGPRLFMTAGPIIVGVGYLLTLTVQDAFVYWWQFLPGILVIGLGMAMTVAPLTSAILGAVDPVHAGIGSAVNNAVARIAGLVAIASISVIAGSQLDVEGYRRTAFAVGILLVIGGLVSWFGIRNPRIERVEGTRAAPAA from the coding sequence ATGGACCGCACCACGCGCGTGCTCACGGTCGCGATCATCGTCTCGTTCATCGCGTTCCTCGACGGTGCCGTCATCAACGTCGCCCTGCCGTCGATCGCCGACGAACTCGGCGGCGGCCTCGCCCTGCAGCAGTGGGCGGTCGACGCCTACCTGCTGACCCTCGGATCGCTGATCCTGCTGGCCGGTTCGCTCTCCGACTCGTACGGGCGCCTGCGCATCATCCGCATCGGACTCTGGGGCTTCGCCGCGACGTCGGTGCTCTGCGCCATCGCGCCGACGGGGGAGTTCCTCGTCGTCTCCCGGGCGCTGCAGGGTGCTGCCGGAGCCCTGCTCGTGCCGAGCTCGCTCGCACTCATCATCGCCACGTTCGCTCCGGCCGACCAGGGTCGCGCGATCGGGCGCTGGACCGCGTGGACCACCTCCGCGTTCTTCGTGGGCCCCCTGATCGGCGGCATCTTCGTCGACCTCGCGACCTGGCGCCTCGTGTTCTGGATCAACGTGCTGCCGATCGCCGTCGCGCTCGTGCTGATGCGCCGACTCGGCCACGACGAACCGCGCACCGAACCGGCGCACATCGACTGGCTCGGCGCCGCACTCGGCGTGGTGGGCCTCGCGGGCACCGTGTTCGCGCTCATCGAGCAGAGCAGGTTCGGGTGGACGTCTCCCGTCGTGGCGGTGCCGCTCGTCGTCGGTCTCGTCGCCCTCGTGCTGTTCGTGCTCCAGGAGCGTCGCTCGCGGCATCCGATGCTCCCACTGGGGCTCTTCGCCCGCCGGAACTTCGCAGCCGGCAACCTGGCCACCGTGTTCATCTACGCGTCGTTCTCGCTCGGGCCGTTCGCGATGACCATCTTCCTGCAGGAGTTCGGCGGGTTCAGCGCCACGATGGCGGGCATCGCGACGCTTCCGCCGACCATCATGATCGTGCTCCTCGGCTCGCGGTTCGGCGCACTGGCCGGGCGTCACGGGCCGCGCCTGTTCATGACCGCCGGACCGATCATCGTGGGCGTCGGGTACCTGCTCACGCTCACCGTGCAGGACGCCTTCGTCTACTGGTGGCAGTTCCTGCCCGGCATCCTCGTGATCGGCCTCGGGATGGCGATGACGGTCGCGCCGTTGACCTCGGCGATCCTCGGCGCGGTCGACCCGGTGCACGCCGGCATCGGCTCGGCCGTGAACAACGCGGTCGCGCGCATCGCGGGACTCGTCGCGATCGCGAGCATCAGCGTCATCGCCGGATCGCAGTTGGATGTCGAGGGGTACCGACGCACCGCCTTCGCGGTCGGCATCCTGCTCGTGATCGGCGGCCTCGTGTCGTGGTTCGGCATCCGGAATCCGAGGATCGAGCGCGTCGAGGGCACGCGAGCCGCACCCGCAGCGTGA
- a CDS encoding Lrp/AsnC family transcriptional regulator encodes MAEKPELDRVDRALLQALSTNARASGAALAAEVGVAESTVSLRLRRLQSLGTVRGYRVEVDLASLGVSLQALIAIRLVKHDRAEIDAFRSQVPHLPGVLSVYHMAGAEDYLLHVAARDAEELREFVLAHLTGHPAVAHTETNLIFEHADGDGWNKLVG; translated from the coding sequence ATGGCCGAGAAGCCCGAACTCGACCGCGTCGACCGTGCGCTGCTGCAGGCGCTCTCCACGAACGCCCGTGCCTCGGGCGCGGCACTCGCCGCCGAGGTGGGCGTCGCCGAGTCGACCGTGTCGCTGCGCCTGCGCCGGTTGCAGAGCCTCGGCACCGTCCGGGGCTACCGGGTCGAGGTCGACCTCGCCTCGCTCGGCGTCTCGCTGCAGGCGCTCATCGCGATCCGACTGGTCAAGCACGATCGCGCCGAGATCGATGCGTTCCGCTCGCAGGTGCCGCACCTGCCCGGCGTGCTGTCGGTCTACCACATGGCCGGAGCCGAAGATTACCTCCTCCACGTCGCGGCACGCGACGCCGAGGAACTCCGCGAATTCGTGCTCGCGCACCTCACCGGCCACCCGGCCGTCGCGCACACCGAGACCAACCTGATCTTCGAGCACGCCGACGGCGACGGGTGGAACAAGCTCGTCGGCTGA
- a CDS encoding VIT1/CCC1 transporter family protein: MADSNEPAQQGTPADRAKWRRYLADERAEAAVYRELAARRSGEEQQILLALAAAEGRHEAHWLGLLGGDERGIPRADVRTRLLGWGARRFGSIFVLALAQQAEARSPYAADPHATAAMAADERIHGEVVRGLAARGRRSLAGTFRAAVFGANDGLVSNLALVLGIGATGVAPSVVLFTGVAGLLAGALSMGAGEYVSVRSQRELLEASAPDPATREALVDLDVNANELALVYRARGMDEAEAQEQAAMLVARVQAAGGVTAGATDALAVVAEDDEAIGTGLSAAVSSFLFFASGALIPVLPWIFGMSGIAATVLATVLVSIALLITGATVGVLSGAPPMKRALRQLAIGLGAAAVTYVLGLAFGTTIG; this comes from the coding sequence ATGGCCGACTCGAACGAACCCGCCCAGCAGGGCACGCCCGCCGACCGCGCCAAGTGGCGCCGCTATCTCGCCGACGAACGTGCCGAGGCCGCGGTCTACCGCGAACTCGCGGCCCGCCGCAGCGGTGAGGAGCAGCAGATCCTCCTCGCGCTCGCGGCCGCCGAGGGGCGCCACGAGGCGCACTGGCTCGGACTCCTCGGCGGGGACGAACGCGGCATTCCTCGCGCCGACGTGCGAACGCGACTGCTCGGATGGGGTGCGCGCCGGTTCGGTTCGATCTTCGTGCTCGCGCTCGCCCAGCAGGCGGAAGCGCGTTCGCCCTACGCGGCCGACCCGCACGCGACCGCGGCGATGGCCGCCGACGAACGGATCCACGGCGAGGTCGTGCGCGGGCTCGCGGCACGCGGACGCCGATCGCTCGCCGGAACCTTCCGGGCCGCCGTGTTCGGCGCCAACGACGGGCTCGTCTCCAACCTCGCCCTCGTGCTCGGCATCGGGGCGACGGGGGTCGCGCCATCGGTCGTGCTCTTCACGGGCGTCGCGGGCCTGCTCGCGGGCGCCCTGTCGATGGGCGCCGGCGAGTACGTCTCGGTACGTTCCCAGCGCGAGCTGCTCGAGGCATCCGCCCCCGACCCCGCCACCCGCGAGGCCCTCGTCGACCTCGACGTGAACGCGAACGAACTGGCCCTCGTCTACCGTGCGCGCGGCATGGACGAGGCCGAGGCGCAGGAGCAGGCCGCGATGCTCGTGGCCCGCGTGCAGGCCGCAGGCGGCGTCACGGCCGGCGCGACCGACGCCCTCGCCGTCGTCGCGGAGGACGACGAGGCGATCGGCACCGGACTCTCGGCGGCCGTCTCGAGCTTCCTCTTCTTCGCCTCGGGCGCGCTCATCCCGGTGCTGCCGTGGATCTTCGGCATGAGCGGCATTGCGGCCACCGTGCTCGCCACCGTGCTGGTGAGCATCGCGCTGCTGATCACGGGCGCGACGGTCGGCGTGCTCTCGGGTGCGCCGCCCATGAAGCGCGCGCTGCGGCAGCTGGCCATCGGGCTCGGTGCCGCGGCGGTCACCTACGTGCTCGGCCTCGCGTTCGGCACCACGATCGGCTGA
- a CDS encoding SDR family oxidoreductase, producing MSARIALVTGVGRANGIGHATVLALARDGWDVAFTFWRPYERRVPLGADPERDPERLEAAVEALGRRAIGIEADLADAAAPDRLIASVGERLGPVDALVLAHSESVDSGILDTSVESFDRHFAVNTRAAWLLIRAFAGQVPRSGGRIVAFTSDHTVGNLPYGASKGALDRIVIAAARELAPLGITANVLNPGPVDTGWMDDATRTALAAHQPGGRLGAPEDAARFVRFLLSDDGRWISGQLVTSDGGFSV from the coding sequence ATGAGTGCTCGCATCGCCCTGGTCACCGGTGTCGGTCGTGCGAACGGCATCGGGCACGCCACCGTGCTCGCGCTCGCGCGCGACGGGTGGGACGTCGCCTTCACGTTCTGGCGCCCCTACGAACGCCGGGTGCCGCTCGGCGCGGACCCCGAACGCGACCCCGAACGGCTCGAGGCCGCCGTCGAAGCGCTGGGGCGGCGGGCGATCGGCATCGAGGCCGACCTCGCGGATGCCGCCGCACCCGACCGTCTGATCGCGTCGGTGGGCGAACGACTCGGTCCGGTCGACGCCCTGGTGCTCGCGCACTCCGAGAGCGTGGACTCCGGCATCCTCGACACCAGCGTCGAGAGCTTCGACCGCCACTTCGCGGTCAACACGCGCGCCGCGTGGCTGCTGATCCGCGCGTTCGCCGGCCAGGTGCCGCGCTCCGGCGGACGCATCGTCGCCTTCACGAGCGATCACACGGTCGGCAACCTGCCGTACGGCGCGAGCAAGGGCGCGCTCGATCGCATCGTCATCGCCGCCGCCCGCGAACTCGCGCCGCTCGGCATCACCGCGAACGTGCTGAATCCGGGACCGGTCGACACGGGGTGGATGGACGACGCCACGCGCACCGCGCTCGCGGCGCATCAGCCGGGCGGACGCCTCGGCGCACCGGAGGACGCGGCGAGGTTCGTGCGGTTCCTGCTCTCCGACGACGGCCGCTGGATCTCGGGTCAGCTCGTCACGAGCGACGGCGGCTTCTCGGTCTGA
- a CDS encoding DUF3097 domain-containing protein, whose product MPTSTHTPNGPDRYGSDVLAGDWKARGRKVIPSIEAERDLVVELAADGYCGAVVAVNAQHVTLEDRFGRTRMFPLGHGFLVDGEAVQLVRPKPKAPEGRLRTASGSFAVDPAQAKARVALPSRIFVEGRHDAELVEKVWGADLRVEGVVVEYLEGVDVLAEQLDDFKPGPGRRAGILVDHLVPGSKEQRIAHAVMRGPHRANVLVVGHPYIDVWQAVKPARIGREAWPVIPRGTEWKHGVCEAFGWPHAEQADIARAWQRILGQVRGYGDLEPSLLARVEELIDFVTAPA is encoded by the coding sequence GTGCCGACCTCGACCCATACCCCGAACGGACCCGACCGCTACGGCTCCGACGTGCTCGCCGGTGACTGGAAGGCGCGTGGCCGCAAGGTCATCCCCAGCATCGAAGCCGAGCGCGACCTCGTCGTCGAGCTCGCCGCCGACGGGTACTGCGGCGCGGTCGTGGCCGTGAACGCGCAGCACGTGACCCTCGAAGACCGCTTCGGCAGGACCCGCATGTTCCCTCTCGGGCACGGGTTCCTCGTCGACGGCGAGGCCGTGCAGCTCGTGCGCCCGAAGCCGAAGGCGCCCGAGGGTCGACTGCGCACGGCCTCCGGGTCGTTCGCCGTCGACCCGGCGCAGGCGAAGGCCAGGGTCGCGTTGCCGAGCCGCATCTTCGTCGAGGGCCGGCACGACGCCGAGCTCGTCGAGAAGGTGTGGGGCGCAGACCTCCGCGTCGAGGGCGTCGTCGTCGAGTACCTCGAGGGCGTCGACGTGCTCGCCGAGCAGCTCGACGACTTCAAGCCGGGGCCCGGCCGTCGTGCAGGCATCCTCGTCGACCACCTCGTGCCGGGGTCGAAGGAGCAGCGCATCGCCCACGCGGTCATGCGCGGCCCGCACCGGGCGAACGTGCTCGTCGTCGGGCACCCGTACATCGACGTCTGGCAGGCCGTGAAGCCCGCCCGCATCGGCCGCGAGGCGTGGCCGGTCATCCCCAGGGGTACCGAGTGGAAGCACGGCGTCTGCGAGGCGTTCGGCTGGCCGCACGCCGAGCAGGCCGACATCGCTCGCGCCTGGCAGCGCATCCTGGGGCAGGTGCGCGGCTACGGCGACCTCGAGCCGTCGCTCCTCGCTCGCGTCGAGGAGCTCATCGACTTCGTCACCGCGCCGGCCTGA
- a CDS encoding error-prone DNA polymerase: MGWNNPGIPWSELERKLSDRQRPGAPTLIADGGDGPAFSRKRRPYRPSEGLEAPTGPVVPYAELHAHSTYSFLDGASMPEQLVEEAHRLGLTGLAVTDHDGLYGVVRFAEAAESFPELETVFGAELSLGLTEPQMGAADPEGEHLLVLARQQEGYHRLASAITAGQLAGGEKGRPVYSLEALAEHSGDEWIIPTGCRKGMVRRALASGGTDAAWRELDRLIALFGRDHVVVELFDHGHPLDQQANDRLAELAARARLPLLATNAVHYATPGEHRLASALAAVRARRSLDELDGWLPASDGLHLRSGAEMAERFARYPGAVARSATLAAELGFTLRSARPRLPKQEVPEGHTPMSWLRELTWRGAAELYPGVPEHVRERLARELDVIEQKDFPGYFLIVHDLVHEARQRGILCQGRGSAANSAVCFVLRITAVDSIFYDLPFERFLSALRDEEPDIDVDFDSDRREEIIQYVYDKYGRMNAAQVANVISYRPKAAVRDMAKALGFSTGQQDAWSRQVERWGAVVNTDDHDIPEPVVELASQLLSFPRHLGIHSGGMVLTDRPVGEVCPIEHARKERRTVLQWDKDDCAWMGLVKFDLLGLGMLAALQYTFDLVRDHTGETWELATIPKEEAAVYDMLCRADSIGVFQVESRAQMGTLPRLLPRRFYDLVVEIALIRPGPVQGGAVHPYIRRRTGEEKVSYLHPKLKPVLERTMGVPLFQEQLMQMAVAVGNCSAADADLLRRAMGSKRGVEKIDRLRAKLYKGMAENGIEPEVADSIYGKIEAFANFGFAESHALSFGLLVYASSWLKLHHPAAFLAALLRAQPMGFYSPQTLTADARRHGVEVRRPDILRSGVHAGLEPLDGGASSAPGASRASGASGASGAAAASGAADDGCREPTGMPTCADHVQPPVGKFVREAPDRSAEHRRDGAFAVRLGLADVSSIGLAVAERIVAEREARGQYRDMADVSRRAGLSAEQLEALAAAGAFAGFRLGRRQALWLAGEAAQDREEFLEGSLVVVQPPLLPILSPAEQVVYDLWATGISPDDHPMRHIRERLDARGVVRNDLLRSTENGRRIEVAGVVTHRQRPATASGITFMNLEDESGTVNVIASVGVWQRYRRVAREAPAMIIRGILERSSEGVVNLVADRFERLTVSAPLRSRDFR, encoded by the coding sequence ATGGGGTGGAACAACCCGGGCATCCCGTGGTCGGAGCTCGAACGCAAGCTCTCCGATCGGCAGCGGCCGGGGGCGCCCACGCTCATCGCCGACGGCGGCGACGGTCCGGCGTTCAGCCGCAAGCGGCGTCCATATCGCCCCTCCGAAGGTCTCGAGGCGCCGACCGGGCCGGTCGTGCCGTACGCCGAGCTGCACGCGCACTCGACGTACAGCTTCCTCGACGGCGCTTCGATGCCCGAGCAGCTCGTCGAGGAGGCGCACCGCCTGGGTCTCACGGGCCTCGCCGTCACCGACCATGACGGCCTCTACGGCGTCGTGCGCTTCGCCGAGGCCGCCGAGAGCTTCCCCGAGCTCGAGACGGTGTTCGGCGCGGAGCTCTCGCTCGGCCTCACCGAGCCGCAGATGGGCGCGGCCGACCCCGAGGGCGAGCACCTGCTCGTGCTCGCGAGGCAGCAGGAGGGCTACCACCGACTCGCGAGCGCGATCACCGCGGGGCAGCTCGCGGGCGGTGAGAAGGGCCGGCCCGTGTACTCGCTCGAGGCGCTCGCCGAGCATTCCGGTGATGAATGGATCATCCCCACCGGATGCCGCAAGGGCATGGTCCGTCGTGCCCTCGCGAGCGGAGGAACGGATGCCGCGTGGCGCGAGCTCGACCGGCTGATCGCCCTCTTCGGGCGCGACCACGTCGTCGTCGAGCTGTTCGACCACGGGCATCCGCTCGACCAGCAGGCCAACGACCGGCTCGCGGAACTCGCCGCGCGCGCTCGCCTGCCGCTGCTCGCGACGAACGCCGTGCACTACGCCACGCCGGGCGAGCACCGGCTCGCGTCGGCGCTCGCCGCGGTGCGCGCCAGGCGCAGCCTCGACGAGCTCGACGGGTGGCTGCCGGCATCCGATGGCCTGCACCTGCGCTCGGGTGCCGAGATGGCCGAGAGGTTCGCCCGCTACCCCGGAGCCGTCGCACGGTCGGCGACCCTCGCGGCCGAGCTCGGGTTCACGCTGCGGAGCGCCAGGCCGCGGCTGCCGAAGCAGGAGGTGCCAGAGGGGCACACGCCCATGAGCTGGCTGCGGGAGCTCACCTGGCGAGGTGCCGCCGAGCTCTACCCGGGCGTGCCCGAACACGTGCGCGAGCGCCTCGCGCGCGAGCTCGACGTGATCGAGCAGAAGGACTTCCCGGGCTACTTCCTCATCGTGCACGACCTCGTGCATGAGGCCCGTCAGCGGGGCATCCTGTGCCAGGGTCGCGGGTCGGCGGCGAACTCGGCGGTCTGCTTCGTGCTGCGCATCACCGCGGTCGACTCGATCTTCTACGACCTGCCGTTCGAGCGGTTCCTCTCGGCGCTCCGCGACGAGGAGCCCGACATCGACGTGGACTTCGACTCCGACCGGCGCGAGGAGATCATCCAGTACGTCTACGACAAGTACGGTCGCATGAACGCCGCGCAGGTCGCGAACGTCATCAGCTACCGTCCGAAGGCCGCGGTGCGCGACATGGCCAAGGCGCTCGGCTTCTCGACCGGGCAGCAAGACGCCTGGAGCCGCCAGGTCGAACGCTGGGGCGCGGTGGTGAACACCGATGACCACGACATCCCCGAGCCGGTCGTGGAGCTCGCCTCGCAGCTGCTGAGCTTTCCGCGGCACCTCGGCATCCACTCGGGCGGCATGGTGCTCACCGATCGCCCGGTCGGCGAGGTGTGTCCCATCGAGCACGCGCGCAAGGAGCGCCGCACGGTGCTGCAGTGGGACAAAGACGACTGCGCGTGGATGGGCCTCGTGAAGTTCGACCTGCTCGGCCTCGGCATGCTCGCGGCCCTGCAGTACACGTTCGACCTCGTGCGCGACCACACCGGAGAGACCTGGGAGCTCGCGACGATCCCGAAGGAGGAGGCCGCGGTCTACGACATGCTCTGCCGCGCCGACTCGATCGGCGTGTTCCAGGTCGAGAGCCGTGCGCAGATGGGCACGCTCCCCCGGCTGCTGCCGCGCCGCTTCTACGACCTCGTCGTCGAGATCGCGCTCATCAGGCCGGGGCCGGTGCAGGGCGGTGCCGTGCACCCCTACATCCGTCGTCGAACGGGCGAGGAGAAGGTCAGCTACCTGCATCCCAAGTTGAAACCCGTGCTCGAACGCACGATGGGGGTGCCGCTCTTCCAGGAGCAGCTCATGCAGATGGCCGTCGCCGTGGGCAACTGCAGCGCGGCCGACGCCGACCTGCTGCGCCGCGCCATGGGTTCCAAGCGCGGCGTCGAGAAGATCGACCGCCTGCGCGCGAAGCTCTACAAGGGCATGGCCGAGAACGGCATCGAGCCCGAGGTCGCCGACTCCATCTACGGCAAGATCGAGGCGTTCGCGAACTTCGGCTTCGCCGAGAGCCATGCGCTGAGCTTCGGCCTGCTCGTCTACGCGAGCTCGTGGCTGAAGCTGCACCACCCTGCGGCGTTCCTCGCGGCGCTCCTGCGCGCCCAGCCCATGGGCTTCTACTCGCCGCAGACCCTCACCGCCGACGCCCGCCGCCACGGTGTCGAGGTGCGCCGTCCCGACATCCTGCGATCGGGGGTGCACGCGGGGCTCGAGCCGCTGGACGGCGGCGCGTCGAGTGCGCCGGGGGCTTCCCGCGCATCAGGTGCATCAGGTGCATCCGGTGCCGCCGCGGCATCCGGAGCAGCAGACGACGGATGCCGCGAGCCGACCGGCATGCCCACGTGCGCCGACCACGTGCAGCCGCCCGTCGGGAAGTTCGTGCGCGAGGCCCCCGACCGCTCGGCGGAGCACCGGCGCGACGGCGCGTTCGCCGTGCGCCTCGGGCTCGCCGACGTCTCCTCGATCGGCCTCGCGGTCGCCGAGCGCATCGTCGCCGAGCGCGAGGCCAGGGGCCAGTACCGGGACATGGCGGATGTCTCGCGCCGGGCCGGTCTCTCGGCAGAACAGCTCGAGGCGCTCGCCGCGGCGGGCGCGTTCGCGGGCTTCCGACTCGGGCGACGGCAGGCGCTCTGGCTCGCGGGCGAGGCCGCGCAGGACCGCGAGGAGTTCCTCGAGGGCTCCCTCGTCGTGGTGCAGCCGCCGCTGCTGCCGATCCTCTCCCCGGCCGAGCAGGTCGTGTACGACCTGTGGGCCACGGGCATCTCGCCCGACGACCACCCGATGCGGCACATCCGCGAACGCCTCGACGCGCGGGGCGTAGTGCGCAACGACCTGCTGCGCTCCACCGAGAACGGGCGCCGCATCGAGGTCGCCGGGGTCGTGACCCACCGCCAGCGTCCGGCGACGGCGAGCGGCATCACGTTCATGAACCTCGAGGACGAATCCGGCACGGTCAACGTGATCGCGAGCGTCGGCGTCTGGCAGCGCTACCGCAGGGTCGCGCGCGAGGCGCCCGCGATGATCATCCGCGGCATCCTCGAACGCTCGAGCGAGGGGGTCGTGAACCTCGTGGCCGACCGGTTCGAACGGCTCACCGTGTCGGCGCCGTTGCGGTCGCGCGACTTCCGTTAG
- a CDS encoding DNA polymerase Y family protein — MNVEPGRTIVLWCPDWPIRAVCREDGLDEGEPIALIAQGFVFACSAAARRHGVARGLKLREAQLRSPGLVVIDYDAELDVRVFEPVVRRVEQTVPGVQVVRPGTLAMRARGPARYYGGEQAAASALLATLDELGLVGARVGIADGPFAAEQAARVGAAAGEGVHVVEPGASAAFIAPLPVALVTDPRTSTLLNRLGVRTLGEFAALPEADVRRRFGAAGAFAHDRAAGREQARVLARTPPPEFEVEQEFEPPLDRIDQLAFAFRVGAEGFIQRMRDVRLVCTGLRVEIDDERGGRSSRSWLHPRWFTPADVIDRVRWQLQGSGMADTGLASPIVRLRVIPERIDSTGAHEEGLWGGGPDERVHHGLTRVQSMLGHDAVVTASVGGGRMLADRQVLVPWGDRPPERGAGREGDAPWPGSLPALAPASVFRDRRPVALLDARGAEVAIDARGMISAVPERFAVGGDEAGAGAGVSATGAGRARRTDGFGARPVRAWAGPWPVVERWWDPAAAKRVHRFQIVDDDGCAWLLVRDGDGWWAEARYD, encoded by the coding sequence ATGAACGTCGAACCCGGTCGCACGATCGTGCTGTGGTGCCCCGACTGGCCGATCCGCGCCGTCTGCCGAGAAGACGGACTCGATGAGGGCGAGCCCATCGCGCTCATCGCGCAGGGGTTCGTGTTCGCGTGCTCGGCCGCGGCGCGCCGGCACGGCGTCGCCCGCGGGCTGAAGCTCAGGGAGGCGCAGCTGCGCTCCCCCGGCCTCGTCGTGATCGACTACGACGCCGAGCTCGACGTGCGCGTCTTCGAACCGGTGGTGCGCCGGGTCGAGCAGACCGTGCCCGGCGTGCAGGTCGTCCGCCCAGGCACGCTCGCCATGCGGGCTCGCGGCCCGGCGCGCTACTACGGGGGTGAGCAGGCCGCGGCATCCGCCCTCCTGGCGACCCTCGACGAACTCGGGCTCGTCGGGGCCCGGGTCGGCATCGCCGACGGACCGTTCGCCGCAGAGCAGGCGGCCAGGGTCGGAGCCGCAGCTGGCGAGGGTGTGCACGTCGTCGAGCCAGGGGCATCCGCCGCCTTCATCGCGCCGCTGCCCGTCGCGCTCGTGACCGACCCGCGCACGAGCACCCTGCTGAACCGGCTCGGCGTGCGCACCCTCGGCGAGTTCGCCGCGCTGCCAGAGGCCGACGTGCGGCGCAGGTTCGGTGCGGCCGGCGCCTTCGCGCACGACCGTGCAGCCGGCCGCGAGCAGGCCAGGGTGCTCGCGCGCACTCCCCCGCCCGAGTTCGAGGTCGAGCAGGAGTTCGAGCCGCCGCTCGACCGCATCGATCAGCTCGCGTTCGCGTTCCGGGTGGGTGCGGAGGGATTCATCCAGCGCATGCGCGACGTGCGGCTCGTGTGCACCGGGCTGCGGGTCGAGATCGACGACGAGCGCGGCGGGCGCTCGAGCCGCAGCTGGCTGCATCCGCGCTGGTTCACGCCCGCCGACGTCATCGACCGGGTCCGCTGGCAGCTGCAGGGCTCGGGCATGGCCGACACCGGCCTCGCCTCGCCGATCGTGCGGCTGCGCGTGATCCCCGAGCGCATCGACTCCACTGGTGCGCACGAAGAGGGGCTCTGGGGCGGCGGCCCAGACGAGCGCGTGCACCACGGGCTCACCCGCGTGCAGAGCATGCTCGGCCACGACGCCGTCGTCACCGCATCGGTCGGCGGTGGCCGCATGCTCGCCGACCGCCAGGTGCTGGTGCCGTGGGGCGACCGCCCGCCGGAGCGAGGGGCTGGCCGTGAGGGCGACGCGCCGTGGCCGGGGAGCCTGCCCGCACTCGCCCCCGCGAGCGTGTTCCGCGACCGGCGGCCCGTCGCGCTGCTCGATGCGCGAGGGGCGGAGGTCGCGATCGACGCCCGCGGCATGATCTCCGCGGTGCCAGAGCGGTTCGCCGTGGGCGGCGATGAGGCGGGCGCGGGCGCCGGCGTCAGTGCGACGGGGGCGGGGCGGGCGCGCCGCACCGACGGATTCGGCGCTCGGCCCGTGCGCGCGTGGGCCGGCCCGTGGCCCGTGGTCGAACGCTGGTGGGACCCGGCGGCCGCCAAGCGCGTGCACCGCTTCCAGATCGTCGACGACGACGGCTGCGCGTGGCTGCTCGTGCGCGACGGCGACGGCTGGTGGGCCGAGGCGAGGTACGACTGA